CGAACTAGCATCCGAGTGAAAGGCTGCGTGGCCGACCAGCTTTCTTTAGCGGTTAGATCGCCTAGGCCTGGAAGTTTCTTGATAAGCGTAAGCAGCTCTCGGACAGATAACTCTTCGCCTGCCACAAATAGGTTAATGCCTTCGGGGGCGAGCAGGATGGTGCCTTTTAGTGAACGCTCAGTTGCAAAAGTTAGCAATTCGGACTGCAAAGCTTCGCGGTTATTTAAATGAGCAAATTGATAAGCAGCAATGTTCAGAAACATATGGCGTCAAATCTAGCATCTTTTATGCAAGGTGCCCAGAGGGTCTAAAACAACTTGCCAAGTTTACCTCGAGCAAATAAGTAACGACGTCGAGGCATTTTGCATGGCGCAGATTTTTCCAAAATGGACTAACAAAGTCCCGAAAATAGCCGTTGTATCGTTAGTGTGTTCGGCTATCGGGATCGTTTTCATTTTTTGGTACTGGTTTTCTCCTTATAACTTGGAAGTAGGCTACCAGCCCGTTCAGCCGGTACCTTACAGTCACAAGATTCATGCAGGCGATCTAGGGATGGATTGCCGCTACTGTCACACGGGTGTGGAAAAGGGCCCAGTTGCGGGTGTTCCACCGACGCAGACTTGTATGAACTGTCATGCGACGATTAAAACCGATTCATTGGCTTTGGAGCGGGTTCGTGAAAGTAACCGAACCGATTTGCCCATTCCTTGGATTCGAGTTCATAAAGTTGCGGACTATGCCTATTTCGATCACAGCGCTCATATTGCTGCTGGTGTAGGTTGCATCAGCTGCCATGGCCGTATTGATCAAATGACCGAAGTCAAACTTGAGAAGCCTTTGAGCATGGGTTGGTGTCTTGATTGCCATCGAAATCCAGAGCCTCACTTAAGGCCGTTAGATAAAATTACCGACATGGAATGGGTAGGCGATGAGAACTGGAAGACAATTGCCAGAGCGAAGGCCAAAACCCTCCATCCACCGGTTGAAAGCTGTTCAGGGTGCCACCGATGACGATAAATGAATCAGAACAAAACATGAAATACTGGCGTTCGGTGCAGTACCAAGAGTGGACCGACGAATACAAAAATCTGGTTAAACACGAGTTCCAAGACGGCCAGAGCGAGTTCACCAGTCTGCAACGTCGAGACATGCTTAAGCTGATGGGCGCTTCGTTTGCACTGGCTGGTCTTGGCACAGCTTGCAGACGGCCTGTTGATAAAATCATGCCGTATTCGAAGGCGCCTGAAGGAACCATCCCGGGCGTGTCGAAGTATTTCGCGACCACCAGGCCTTGTGCTTGGGGAGCAACAGGCCTTGTGGTGGAAACCCACGAAGGTCGGCCCACGAAGATTGAAGGCAACACGCTGCATCCCGCGAGCTTAGGCACAGCAAGCATCCATGACCAAGCTTCAGTGCTTGAGCTTTATGATCCAGATCGTTCACGGACGCCTATGAGAGCATTCGGTGAAGGCCAAGTGCCAAGCACCTGGGGCGAATGGGATGCATTTGCAGACGAGCATTTTAGAGCGCTCCAAAAGACTCAAGGCGAAGGCTTGGCGTTTGTATTAAACGGCGAAGAGTCGCCGACCATTGAACGCCTGAAAAAAGAAGTTTTGCTGAAGTTTCCTAAAGCGGTCTTTTATGTTCACCAGCCTTTGGCGTTGGTAAATACAAAAGCAGGCGCTGAGAAGGCCTTTGGTGCCGGCTCGCGTGTTATGTATCGGTTGGAAAATGCGAAAGTAATCCTCACCGTGCAGGCAGATCCGATCATGTGTGGCCCGAGCGCCAAAATGAACGCGCGCGGCTTTGCTCAAGGTCGTAAAATTTTCAAGGCTGAACAAGCCTCATCGATGAACCGATTGTATTCGGTTGAAGCCAATTATTCGCTGACTGGCACCAACGCTGATCACAGGTTGCCGTTGTCCGTTTTTGAAACGCCTGGCTTTTTAAATGCGCTGGCTTATGAGTTGTTTCCGGGCAGATTTGCCGCGGCAGGCTTTAAGGACGCAAAGTTTGTCAAAGCGCTCGCTAAAGATTTGCTTAAAAACAAGGGGCAGGCGGTTATTGTGGTTGGGGAGACCTTGCCTGCCGAATGCCATGTGCTGGCCCACGCCTTAAACCAAGCTTTGGATGCACAGGGCAAAGTTTTTGACGTCCTAAAAGCCTCGGTCACTACTGAAAGAAATGTTAATCAGCTGGCCGAAGATCTCGGCAGAAGCCAGATTAATACACTCGTGATGTTCAGCGTGAATCCGGTGTACTCGAGCGCTGCTAAGTTAAAGCTTACGGATGCTTTAAAAAAGGCTTCTACAGTGATTCATGCGGGTATTTACGCGGATGAAACTGCTCAGTTGGCCCATTGGCACTTGCCGCTCAATCACTTCCTCGAAAGCTGGGGTGATGCACGCGCGTTTGACGGAACGGTTTCTTTCATACAGCCGATGATCGATCCACTGTTTGGATCGCGCTCGGATATTGAAGTATTGGCCCAAATCGCCGACTTGCCTTCGAAAAAGGGTCAAGAGTTGTTAAAGGCGACCTGGAGTGGCGCCAAATGGGAACAGGCACTGCATGACGGCGTGTTGCCGGGAACGGCTTATCCGATCGCGGCAAAGAACACGGTTTCTGCTGCGGCTGTTGCCGGTGCCAAGGCGCTTCAAAATGGCGAAGTGGAAATCTTATTCGGCTTTGATCACAAAGTGCTCGATGGTCGCTATGCCAATTTAAGCTGGATGCAGGAATTGGCTGACCCCGTAACCAAAATTACTTGGGGTAACGCCATTTTGGTTAGCCAGGCCATGGCGGTCAAGATGGGCATTCAAAGCAAAGTGACTGACCGCTTGTACAACGCGGACGTTTTATCTGTGACTTTAGATGGTCAAACGACAGAAGCACCGGCGTTTATTATGCCGGGCCTGGCCGATAACAGCGTGATAGTGTCGTTGGGATACGGTCGTGAAAAAGCCGGAACCATTGGTAATGGCGTTGGCGTTAACTTCTTTAAGCTTTTGCCTGCCTCTGGCAGCAGGGTGTCTTCAAACGCTCTCATTAAGCGAACAGGCAAGACAGAAAAGCTAGCATCTACTCAAGAGCAGTTTGCGATGAATGGCGATGCCATTCAGGAAGTTAGTGTGCTGTCGCTTGAAAAGCGTGATCCTGCGAAACTTCGAACGGCCAAAGAGTTCGGCGATGGCGCTAAGATTAAGAAGCCTGAAACCGCTCAAATGACCGAAGCATGGAAATACACTGGCAACAAATGGGGCATGGTCATCGATTTGACATCCTGTATTGGTTGCAACGCTTGCGTGACCGCTTGTCAGTCGGAAAACAATATTCCTGTGGTTGGCAAAGACCAGGTGATGCGTTCACGTGCTTTGCAGTGGATTCGAGTCGACAGATATTTCACAGGTGATGTGAAAAACCCGATGAGCATCGCACAGCCTGTGCCTTGTATGCATTGCGAAAACGCGCCTTGTGAACCGGTTTGTCCTGTAGCAGCCACGGTGCATGATACCGAAGGTCTGAACACGATGATTTACAATCGTTGTGTTGGGACGCGATATTGCGGTAACAACTGCCCGTATAAAGTCAGGCGCTTTAACTACTTGGATTACTCCAACAGCGGCAATATCTATATTAACCCGCTGGATAAAGAACGTAACGTTCTGTTGCAAATGCAAAAGAATCCGGATGTCACGATTCGTTATCGCGGCGTTATGGAAAAATGCACTTATTGCACGCAACGGATTCAAGAAGCCAAGATTTCGGCAAAGAGAGAGCACCAAGACTCGAATGATTTGCCAGACGGCGCGGTAACCCCTGCTTGCGCGCAGACTTGCCCAACCCAGGCCATTACTTTTGGCAACTTGAACGATGACGAGTCACGGGTCAGTGTTTTGAAACTCAGCGATCGGAACTATGATTTGTTGGGTGAACTGAACACCAGACCTAGAACGTCTTATCTCGCCAAACTCAGAAACCCAAATTTGGAGCTGGTCTAATATGCATCGCGGAGACGTGGTTTTAGAAGAACATGTGAGCGGCCGAGAGACCTTGATTCGCGGTGGCTTGTCCTATCACGATGTGACCGAGGCAGTTTGCAGGATGCCAGAAACACCGTTCATGATGAGCCCCAAGGCTTGGATGATTGGCCTGGCTGTTTCCTTGTCGCTGCTGGCCATGTTTTTATTGTCCATTGGCTACTTGATTTGGGAAGGCATCGGGATTTGGGGAAACATGTCTCCCGTCTTTTGGGCGTGGGATATTGTTAACTTCGTGTTCTGGGTTGGTATTGGCCATGCTGGAACGCTGATTTCTGCGATTTTGTTTTTGTTTAGGCAAAAATGGCGGACATCGATTAATCGCTACGCAGAGGCAATGACCATTTTTGCGGTTATTTGCGCTTTGGTATTTCCGGGCATTCACGTTGGGCGTATCTGGGTGGTTTACTACTTCTTCCCGGTGCCGAACCAGATGGATATGTGGCCGAATTTTAGATCGCCACTGCTTTGGGATTTATTTGCGGTAGGGACTTACTTCACCGTTTCGTTGTTGTTCTGGTATGTGGGGTTAGTACCGGATTTGGCAACTTTGCGCGATAGAGCGAAGAATAAGACGGCCAAGCTGCTTTACGGGATTTTCTCGTTAGGCTGGCGTGGGTCGATGCAGCATTGGGTTCATTATGAACGCGCGTACTTGTTGCTCGCGGCATTGTCGACACCGTTGGTGCTTTCGGTGCATAGCGTGGTGTCTTTCGACTTTGCGACGGCGCAGCTGCCGGGTTGGCATACGACGATTTTCCCGCCGTATTTCGTTGCTGGGGCGATTTTCTCTGGATTTGCAATGGTGCAGACTTTGATGTTGCCCGCTCGAAAATGGTTGGGGCTTAAAGACATTGTGACCATGAAGCACATCGAGAACATGAATAAGATCATCCTGGTCACTGGGACGATGGTCGGATATGCTTATGGCGTTGAATTCTTCATGGCTTGGTACAGCGGTAATGAGTACGAGTCTTTCACTTTCGTGAATCGTGCGTTTGGGCCTTATGCATGGGCTTATTGGACCATGGTTTCTTGTAACGTGCTGACGCCGCAGTTGTTCTGGTTCAGAAAGCTTCGAACCAATATTACTTTGAGCTTTATCTTGTCGATATTTGTGAATATCGGGATGTGGTTTGAGCGTTTTGTAATTATCGTGACTTCGTTGAACCGTGACTTTTTGCCTTCCAGCTGGCATTATTTTACGCCTCGTATTTGGGAGCCGGTGTTTTTTATCGGTTCATTCGGTCTGTTTTTTACGCTGTTTTTGTTGTTCGTTCGATACCTTCCAGTGATTGCCATGGCGGAAGTCAAAAGCGTCATGCCGCATGGAGAAGAACACCATGCTTAAGAATTATGCTCTGATTGCAGAATATGAAAACCCTCATGATATCTGCCACGCGGCTGAACAAGTGCGCGAGGCAGGGTATAAAAAGTGGGATGCTTGCACACCTTTTGCCGTACACGGGTTGGATAAAGCCATGGGGCTTAAGGCCAGTATTTTGCCTTGGTTTGTCTTGGTAGCGGCCATCACTGGGTGCGGGCTGATTTCATGGTTGATGATTTGGGTGGCGGCTTATGATTACCCTTTGAATATTGGTGGTAAGCCAACGCTGAGCATTCCAGCGTTTGTGCCGCCAGCGTTTGAAGTAACGATTTTGTTTAGTGCGCTCACTTCGGTTTTTGGCATGTTTATATTGAATGGCTTGCCGCGTTGGAATCATCCGTTGTTTCACTCGAAGCGATTTGAGCGGGTTACCGACGATCGGTTCTTTATTGTGATTAAGGCCAGCGATAAGATGTTTGAGTTGGAAAAAACCAAAGCGCTGCTGGAGATGACCCATCCATTGAACGTAGAGCTGGTGGAGGAAGCATGAGAGTCCTATTCCTTCTGACAATCCTGGCGTGGTCTGGCTGCAGGGGGTGGACATCCACCGAGCCGCCGATTCATCCAAATCCTAATATGGATACGCAGATTAAGTACAAGCCTTATCGCGAGAGCGAGTTCTTCGCTGACCAACGGGACATGAGACCGCGTGTGGCAGGGACGATTGCTCGGGGCGATTTGGCGGACAATGACGACTTGCCGGTAACTCAAGCTTCGATGCACCGCGGTAGAGAGCGTTTTAATATTTATTGCGCCCCGTGCCACTCAGCTTTTGGAGATGGAGATGGCATCGTAGGCAGAAGGCTGCCAATTAAGCCGACGACTTTCCATAGCGATTACATGCGTGCTCAACCTTTGAGCCATTTTGTAGACGTGATGACCAATGGTATTCGAACCATGCCTTCTTACAAACACCAAGTTCCGATGAAAGATCGCAAAGCCATCGCGCTTTATATCAGGGCGCTGCAAAAGCTTGATCAGAATAAAACGAAGGAGTCGCCATGAGGATTCTAGCTTTGTTCGTTGTTGCGGTATTAGGTTTTGGGCTATGGGGCATGGGCTTTAGCGCAAATCCTACTCGGGCGATGTATGGCTATTTGTTTGCTTATGTCAGCGCTTTGACGATTCCATTGGGATGCATCTTCTATGTGCTGATTCAACATTTGACTCGGGCAGGATGGTCTGTGCTTACCCGGCGGATGGCCGAGTTTGGCATGGCTGTGGTGCCGATGTTTGCGGTGTTGTTCTTGCCGATTGCGCTGCTGGGGCATGATTTGTTTCCCTGGAGCCATGCTGAGCACCTGGACGAAATCTTGATTAAGAAGACGCCTTATCTGAATATGCCATTTTTTATGGTCAGAGCGGTTGTCTACTTTGTGATTTGGTCTGCAGTGGCAATTTGGTTTTATCGCAAATCCGTGGCTCAAGATGCCGGTGGCCGAGCTGAACTTTCGCGCACCATGGGCAAGGTTAGTACGGCGGCGGTGATTTTGATTGCGCTGTCTACCTCGTTTGCTTCCTTTGACTGGTTGATGTCATTGCAGCCTCATTGGTATTCAACGGTGTTTGGGGTCTATTTCTTTGCGGGTTGTTTTCTGTCGGCATTAGTGTTTATTGCCATGATGCTGATGCGCTCAACCGTGCCGGTCACAGCGGAGCACTATCAAGATATTGGTAAGCTGTTGTTTGGATTTACGGTGTTTTGGGCGTACATCGGCTTTAGCCAATTTATGCTTTATTGGTATGCCAATATTCCGGAAGAGACCGAGTTCTACATGCATCGCTTGCATCATGGATGGGAGTATATCTCCTACTGGCTGATTGTGACGAACTTCTTCCTGCCATTCTTTTTGATCATGTCGAGGCATATGAAGCGTTATAAGCCGGTATTTACCATCGGTTGTACGTGGATATTGCTGGCACATTTTTTGGATATCTATTGGTTGGTGATGCCGAATGCAGGCGATCATCATTGGTGGCTGTCGCTGCCGAATGATATCGGCGCGCTGGTGGGCATGTTGGCGCTCTTTTTAATGGCCGTAGCTATTTTGAAGAGAAACAAATCGGCCTTTCCAAAGGGTGATCCAAGGCTTTCAGAATCTTTAGCATTTGAGAATTACTAAGATGAGTGAACTAAGCGAACACGATATTTCTTCCAAAGCGACGCTGCTGATTTGGGCCTATATTTTAGGCTTTGGCGTGGTGCTTTACTTTTCACTGGCGGCTTTGAATATCTATTTTAGAGCCGAAGTCGATCGGGAGCATTATGTCAAAGTCGGCTCCGTGAAATCTAAGGAACTCCAGGATTTACAGGCGGCGAACGCTTTGAAGCTTGAAGGCATTGAGCAAGCGATGGACCAGGTGGTTCGTGAAGCTCGCTAGCTTCTTTATCACTTGCTTTGGCCTAGTGGCCGGCGAGGGGAGTCTGTTGGTGCCGCAGATTTTGCAAGGCACTGAGATTGTTGATAAGCCGGGTGCAAAGATCCCTCAGGATGTTCAGCTGCTGGATCATACGGGTAAACCTGTGCGTTTTGCAGACATTCTTGGCAAGGGAAAGCCGGTTGTCTTGACGCTGGGTTATTATCAATGCCCGATGCTGTGCAGCTTGGTGCTTAACGGTTTGACCGACGTCATGAAAAAGCAGTCTCTGCAGATTGGCAGGGACTATACGATCTTGTCGGTCAGCATTAACCCGAATGAAAAGCCAGATTTGGCGGATGCCAAGCGCAAGAATTATCTGAAAGTGATTGATAAGCCCGATAGTACGCCATGGGTGTTTGCCACGGGCAGTATGCCAGAAGTAAAGCGGCTGGCTGATTCGGTAGGGTTTGGGTATCAGTTCGATAAGAAATCAGGCGAGTATATTCATAGTGCGGGCATTTTCGTGGTGTCTCCTCAGGGCGTTTTAACGAGGACAATCTACGGGATCTCATATAAGCCTAGCGATTTTAAAATGAGCCTGATAGACGCGTCGAATGGAAAAATTGGGTCTTTGCTCGATCGAGTAATTCTCAGTTGCTTTCATTATGAACCCGACAGCCATAAGTACGGCTTTTACATTTTTGGTTTGATGCGGATTGCTGGATTTTTGACAATTGTGGTTATTTCAGCGGTCTTGTTGATGTTTTGGAAAAGAGAAAGGCGAGCAAAAGCATGGACAACTTAAAAGAGCTTTTGGCAATGAAATTGCCAGTATTTTCGCAGTGGTCATGGATGCCGGAGCCGGCGTCGGCCTATGCTGGCGAGTTTGATTCACTTTTTTTCTTTCTTATGTGGACAGGGCTCGGCCTTTTTCTATTGGTGATCGTGCCAATGTTTTGGTTCATGGCCAAATACCGCCGCAAAAACGAAAACCAAAAGGCACTGACTCAAAAAGACCACAACCACTTGGCAGAGACCTTGTGGACCTTTCTGCCGATGATCTATTTGGCAGTATGCTTCGTGTGGGGCTTTTTAGGCTTTTTGAATGTCTATTCGATTCCAGCGAATGCAAAAGAGCTTCGGGTAATTGGGCAAAAATGGAACTGGACAATTCAGTATCCGGAAGAAGGTATTTCGGTTTCAGGCCAGGGCGCTGTCGTCGGTGTTCCGATCGATACCAATATTAGGCTGACGATGTCGTCTCAAGACGTAATTCACAGCTTCTTCTTGCCGAACTTTCGAATTAAGCAAGACGTTTTGCCTGGGCGATATTCGACTTTGTGGTTTAGAGCTGACAAAGAAGGCGAGTTCCCCATCTTGTGCACCGAGTATTGTGGAGACTACCACAGCAATATGTTGGCCAAGCTGAAAGTCATGTCGAAAGACAACTATAAAGCTTGGGTTGAAAATTTAAAGAACGCGAATAACTCGCTGGCGCCGAAGGATTTGGGAGCTAAGCTTTATCAGAGTAAGGCTTGCGTCACTTGCCATACCACGGACGGCGCTCCTCGAATTGGGCCTACTTTTAAAGGGCTTTATGGCTCAACAACTGAGTTGGCTAATGGTAGCAAAATGAAAGTGGACGACACCTTTATTAAAGAGCATATTCTAACGCCAACCAAAACGCCGATTAAGGGTTATCCGCCAGTAATGCCTGCGTTCCAAGGGCAGCTCAGCGAAGTAGAAATTAATGGTTTGATCGAGTTTATCAAATCTTTTAAGTAAAGCAGTGAATGGGAGTTTGAAGGTTTTATGAGTTCGCATACGAATTATCTGAATGCCAAAAAAGGTTTCGCCTCTTGGGCGCTGACCATTGACCATAAGCGCATCGGTTTGATGTACTTAGTGTCCATTATGTCTTTTTTTCTGCTCGGGGGCTTGTTCGCGCTGCTTTTGCGCACGGAGCTTTTAACGCCTGCTCATACCATCGTGGATGCTAAACGGTATAATCAGCTGTTTACGCTGCACGGCGCGATTATGGTCTTTTTGGTGATTATCCCGGGGATTCCGGCCTCGCTGGGGAACTTTGTTCTTCCATTGATGCTTGGCGCCAAAGACGTTGCTTTTCCGCGTATCAATTTGGCCAGCTATTACATCTATGTGCTTGGTGCCATTGTGGCGCTATCTTCGTTGTTTGTGGGTGCGATTGACACCGGTTGGACTTTCTACACGCCTTATTCCACCACCACCGATGGTGGCGTGGTTTTGATGGTGACGGCAGCGTTTATTCTGGGATTTTCGTCGATTTTCACCGGGCTGAATTTCATTGTGACCACGCATAAGCTGAGAGCACCAGGCATGACTTGGTTTAGAATGCCGCTATTTATTTGGGGGATTTACTCAACCGCTGTCATTCAGATTATGGCAACGCCGGTGCTTGCGATCACGCTGCTCTTGCTTATCGTTGAGCGGACGTTAAAGATTGGTATTTTCGATCCGGTTCTGGGCGGGGATCCTGTGCTCTTTCAGCATTTCTTCTGGTTCTACTCGCATCCGGCAGTTTACATCATGATTTTGCCGGGAATGGCGGTTGTTTCTGAGCTGATCGCGGTGTTTAGTCAGAAGCGGATTTTTGGGTATAAGCAAATTGCTTATTCATCCATTGCCATTGCAGGCATCAGCTTTTTGGTTTGGGGCCATCATATGTTTGTCTCCGGGCAGTCTGAGCTGGTGGGCATGATTTTTTCGGCTTTGACGTTCTTGGTAGCGATTCCTTCTGGGGTCAAGATGTTCAACTGGTTGGCTACCATGAACCAAGGGTCGATTTCGTTTAAGACACCGATGTTGTGGGCGCTTGGATTTTTCTTTCTGTTTGCCATTGGTGGTATCACCGGCGTATTTTTAGGAACGCTTTCCGTGGATGTGCATTTGCATGACACGTATTTTGTGGTCGCACATTTTCACTACGTGATGGTAGGCGGTACTTTCATGGCGTTTATGGGCG
This sequence is a window from Myxococcota bacterium. Protein-coding genes within it:
- a CDS encoding cytochrome c3 family protein, with protein sequence MAQIFPKWTNKVPKIAVVSLVCSAIGIVFIFWYWFSPYNLEVGYQPVQPVPYSHKIHAGDLGMDCRYCHTGVEKGPVAGVPPTQTCMNCHATIKTDSLALERVRESNRTDLPIPWIRVHKVADYAYFDHSAHIAAGVGCISCHGRIDQMTEVKLEKPLSMGWCLDCHRNPEPHLRPLDKITDMEWVGDENWKTIARAKAKTLHPPVESCSGCHR
- a CDS encoding Fe-S cluster-containing hydrogenase, translating into MKYWRSVQYQEWTDEYKNLVKHEFQDGQSEFTSLQRRDMLKLMGASFALAGLGTACRRPVDKIMPYSKAPEGTIPGVSKYFATTRPCAWGATGLVVETHEGRPTKIEGNTLHPASLGTASIHDQASVLELYDPDRSRTPMRAFGEGQVPSTWGEWDAFADEHFRALQKTQGEGLAFVLNGEESPTIERLKKEVLLKFPKAVFYVHQPLALVNTKAGAEKAFGAGSRVMYRLENAKVILTVQADPIMCGPSAKMNARGFAQGRKIFKAEQASSMNRLYSVEANYSLTGTNADHRLPLSVFETPGFLNALAYELFPGRFAAAGFKDAKFVKALAKDLLKNKGQAVIVVGETLPAECHVLAHALNQALDAQGKVFDVLKASVTTERNVNQLAEDLGRSQINTLVMFSVNPVYSSAAKLKLTDALKKASTVIHAGIYADETAQLAHWHLPLNHFLESWGDARAFDGTVSFIQPMIDPLFGSRSDIEVLAQIADLPSKKGQELLKATWSGAKWEQALHDGVLPGTAYPIAAKNTVSAAAVAGAKALQNGEVEILFGFDHKVLDGRYANLSWMQELADPVTKITWGNAILVSQAMAVKMGIQSKVTDRLYNADVLSVTLDGQTTEAPAFIMPGLADNSVIVSLGYGREKAGTIGNGVGVNFFKLLPASGSRVSSNALIKRTGKTEKLASTQEQFAMNGDAIQEVSVLSLEKRDPAKLRTAKEFGDGAKIKKPETAQMTEAWKYTGNKWGMVIDLTSCIGCNACVTACQSENNIPVVGKDQVMRSRALQWIRVDRYFTGDVKNPMSIAQPVPCMHCENAPCEPVCPVAATVHDTEGLNTMIYNRCVGTRYCGNNCPYKVRRFNYLDYSNSGNIYINPLDKERNVLLQMQKNPDVTIRYRGVMEKCTYCTQRIQEAKISAKREHQDSNDLPDGAVTPACAQTCPTQAITFGNLNDDESRVSVLKLSDRNYDLLGELNTRPRTSYLAKLRNPNLELV
- the nrfD gene encoding NrfD/PsrC family molybdoenzyme membrane anchor subunit, with product MHRGDVVLEEHVSGRETLIRGGLSYHDVTEAVCRMPETPFMMSPKAWMIGLAVSLSLLAMFLLSIGYLIWEGIGIWGNMSPVFWAWDIVNFVFWVGIGHAGTLISAILFLFRQKWRTSINRYAEAMTIFAVICALVFPGIHVGRIWVVYYFFPVPNQMDMWPNFRSPLLWDLFAVGTYFTVSLLFWYVGLVPDLATLRDRAKNKTAKLLYGIFSLGWRGSMQHWVHYERAYLLLAALSTPLVLSVHSVVSFDFATAQLPGWHTTIFPPYFVAGAIFSGFAMVQTLMLPARKWLGLKDIVTMKHIENMNKIILVTGTMVGYAYGVEFFMAWYSGNEYESFTFVNRAFGPYAWAYWTMVSCNVLTPQLFWFRKLRTNITLSFILSIFVNIGMWFERFVIIVTSLNRDFLPSSWHYFTPRIWEPVFFIGSFGLFFTLFLLFVRYLPVIAMAEVKSVMPHGEEHHA
- a CDS encoding DUF3341 domain-containing protein — its product is MLKNYALIAEYENPHDICHAAEQVREAGYKKWDACTPFAVHGLDKAMGLKASILPWFVLVAAITGCGLISWLMIWVAAYDYPLNIGGKPTLSIPAFVPPAFEVTILFSALTSVFGMFILNGLPRWNHPLFHSKRFERVTDDRFFIVIKASDKMFELEKTKALLEMTHPLNVELVEEA
- a CDS encoding cytochrome c, with the translated sequence MRVLFLLTILAWSGCRGWTSTEPPIHPNPNMDTQIKYKPYRESEFFADQRDMRPRVAGTIARGDLADNDDLPVTQASMHRGRERFNIYCAPCHSAFGDGDGIVGRRLPIKPTTFHSDYMRAQPLSHFVDVMTNGIRTMPSYKHQVPMKDRKAIALYIRALQKLDQNKTKESP
- a CDS encoding SCO family protein, whose product is MKLASFFITCFGLVAGEGSLLVPQILQGTEIVDKPGAKIPQDVQLLDHTGKPVRFADILGKGKPVVLTLGYYQCPMLCSLVLNGLTDVMKKQSLQIGRDYTILSVSINPNEKPDLADAKRKNYLKVIDKPDSTPWVFATGSMPEVKRLADSVGFGYQFDKKSGEYIHSAGIFVVSPQGVLTRTIYGISYKPSDFKMSLIDASNGKIGSLLDRVILSCFHYEPDSHKYGFYIFGLMRIAGFLTIVVISAVLLMFWKRERRAKAWTT
- the coxB gene encoding cytochrome c oxidase subunit II, giving the protein MDNLKELLAMKLPVFSQWSWMPEPASAYAGEFDSLFFFLMWTGLGLFLLVIVPMFWFMAKYRRKNENQKALTQKDHNHLAETLWTFLPMIYLAVCFVWGFLGFLNVYSIPANAKELRVIGQKWNWTIQYPEEGISVSGQGAVVGVPIDTNIRLTMSSQDVIHSFFLPNFRIKQDVLPGRYSTLWFRADKEGEFPILCTEYCGDYHSNMLAKLKVMSKDNYKAWVENLKNANNSLAPKDLGAKLYQSKACVTCHTTDGAPRIGPTFKGLYGSTTELANGSKMKVDDTFIKEHILTPTKTPIKGYPPVMPAFQGQLSEVEINGLIEFIKSFK
- the ctaD gene encoding cytochrome c oxidase subunit I codes for the protein MSSHTNYLNAKKGFASWALTIDHKRIGLMYLVSIMSFFLLGGLFALLLRTELLTPAHTIVDAKRYNQLFTLHGAIMVFLVIIPGIPASLGNFVLPLMLGAKDVAFPRINLASYYIYVLGAIVALSSLFVGAIDTGWTFYTPYSTTTDGGVVLMVTAAFILGFSSIFTGLNFIVTTHKLRAPGMTWFRMPLFIWGIYSTAVIQIMATPVLAITLLLLIVERTLKIGIFDPVLGGDPVLFQHFFWFYSHPAVYIMILPGMAVVSELIAVFSQKRIFGYKQIAYSSIAIAGISFLVWGHHMFVSGQSELVGMIFSALTFLVAIPSGVKMFNWLATMNQGSISFKTPMLWALGFFFLFAIGGITGVFLGTLSVDVHLHDTYFVVAHFHYVMVGGTFMAFMGGIFYWWPKMTGKMYSEFWGATSTLMVVVGFNVTFFVQFLMGAQGMPRRYYSYLEQFQIYHQISTIGSYILGLGFVTAMITLLVSLKKGQNAPANPWKAASLEWTHTDVIPIEHNFHEQPVVTEGPYEYR